One window from the genome of Salvia miltiorrhiza cultivar Shanhuang (shh) chromosome 7, IMPLAD_Smil_shh, whole genome shotgun sequence encodes:
- the LOC130996172 gene encoding mediator of RNA polymerase II transcription subunit 27 isoform X1 → MQQAVPPPPAQEAAPPPAGNAPPKQVAQALEQLGQAGRLIADVRLGADRLLEALSFVAEKPHHQYSAKCLNLILKEESLMRQHLVNLRAIGRQLEESGVLNDSLRSRSNSWGLHMPLVCPDGAVVAYAWKRQLAGQAGASAVDRTRLALKAFTDQKRQFFPHLADDSVVESATKKHCSPLPISYEEIGDLKTVGDILSHLEKEVPNLQASTYQRMDWLKRASSLPSAANESSTESTKDLSFPSTSKWRQRSEMHAADEAAVIELLLPSVFRALVSLHTAGSIDPDAVAFFSPDEGGNHLHARGFSSHHVFRHVSEHASMALQLFISAHPKMALHLLLHWVCSYQTLFVKVCSKCGKLLAMDKQSGLVLPPVKRPYRLTAGRSTPKNSPTKCNLDLIQAFHIGCFSEDA, encoded by the exons ATGCAGCAGGCAGTTCCTCCACCACCGGCTcaggaggcggcgccgccgccagcGGGGAATGCCCCGCCCAAGCAGGTGGCTCAAGCGTTGGAGCAGCTTGGTCAGGCGGGACGCCTGATTGCCGATGTGCGGCTGGGCGCGGACCGGTTACTGGAAGCCTTGTCCTTCGTGGCGGAGAAGCCTCACCACCAATATTCTGCTAAGTGTTTAAATTTAATCCTCAAAGAAGAATCCCTAATGCGCCAACACCTCGTGAACCTCCGCGCGATTG GAAGACAGCTGGAGGAATCTGGTGTTTTAAATGATTCTCTTCGTTCACGTAGTAATTCTTGGGGTCTCCACATGCCTCTGGTCTGTCCAGATGGAGCTGTTGTTGCCTATGCATGGAAGCGCCAACTTGCTGGCCAGGCTGGTGCATCTGCTGTTGACAGGACTAG GTTGGCACTTAAGGCGTTCACAGATCAAAAGAGGCAATTTTTCCCGCACCTTGCTGATGATTCTGTTGTAGAATCAGCAACAAAGAAGCATTGCAGTCCTCTGCCAATATCTTATGAAGAGATTGGTGATCTGAAAACAGTTGGTGATATTCTGTCGCATCTGGAGAAAGAAGTTCCGAATCTGCAAGCATCTACATACCAGCGAATGGATTGGTTAAAGCGGGCATCATCTTTGCCCTCTGCTGCAAATGAAAGCTCAACCGAGTCTACAAAAGATCTTAGCTTCCCAAGCACAAGCAAATGGAGACAAAGGTCAGAAATGCATGCTGCAGATGAAGCTGCTGTGATTGAGTTACTTCTCCCCTCTGTTTTCAGAGCATTAGTATCGCTACACACAGCAGGATCCATTGACCCTGATGCAGTAGCTTTCTTTTCACCTGATGAG GGTGGCAACCATTTGCATGCAAGAGGTTTTTCATCTCATCATGTATTTAGGCATGTTTCG GAACATGCTTCTATGGCTCTGCAGTTGTTTATTTCTGCCCATCCGAAAATGGCCTTGCATCTTCTGCTG CACTGGGTTTGCAGTTATCAAACACTGTTTGTGAAGGTGTGCAG CAAGTGTGGGAAGCTACTAGCAATGGACAAACAATCGGGGTTGGTATTGCCTCCTGTGAAGCGCCCTTACCGCTTAACTGCTGGTAGAAGTACGCCAAAGAATTCGCCTACTAAATGTAACCTGGATCTTATTCAGGCGTTTCACATAGGCTGCTTTTCAGAGGATGCATAG
- the LOC130996172 gene encoding mediator of RNA polymerase II transcription subunit 27 isoform X2 — MQQAVPPPPAQEAAPPPAGNAPPKQVAQALEQLGQAGRLIADVRLGADRLLEALSFVAEKPHHQYSAKCLNLILKEESLMRQHLVNLRAIGRQLEESGVLNDSLRSRSNSWGLHMPLVCPDGAVVAYAWKRQLAGQAGASAVDRTRLALKAFTDQKRQFFPHLADDSVVESATKKHCSPLPISYEEIGDLKTVGDILSHLEKEVPNLQASTYQRMDWLKRASSLPSAANESSTESTKDLSFPSTSKWRQRSEMHAADEAAVIELLLPSVFRALVSLHTAGSIDPDAVAFFSPDEGGNHLHARGFSSHHVFRHVSEHASMALQLFISAHPKMALHLLLVPPDDLAIKYMKVNIPMLVSSSLMSISIVVSYW; from the exons ATGCAGCAGGCAGTTCCTCCACCACCGGCTcaggaggcggcgccgccgccagcGGGGAATGCCCCGCCCAAGCAGGTGGCTCAAGCGTTGGAGCAGCTTGGTCAGGCGGGACGCCTGATTGCCGATGTGCGGCTGGGCGCGGACCGGTTACTGGAAGCCTTGTCCTTCGTGGCGGAGAAGCCTCACCACCAATATTCTGCTAAGTGTTTAAATTTAATCCTCAAAGAAGAATCCCTAATGCGCCAACACCTCGTGAACCTCCGCGCGATTG GAAGACAGCTGGAGGAATCTGGTGTTTTAAATGATTCTCTTCGTTCACGTAGTAATTCTTGGGGTCTCCACATGCCTCTGGTCTGTCCAGATGGAGCTGTTGTTGCCTATGCATGGAAGCGCCAACTTGCTGGCCAGGCTGGTGCATCTGCTGTTGACAGGACTAG GTTGGCACTTAAGGCGTTCACAGATCAAAAGAGGCAATTTTTCCCGCACCTTGCTGATGATTCTGTTGTAGAATCAGCAACAAAGAAGCATTGCAGTCCTCTGCCAATATCTTATGAAGAGATTGGTGATCTGAAAACAGTTGGTGATATTCTGTCGCATCTGGAGAAAGAAGTTCCGAATCTGCAAGCATCTACATACCAGCGAATGGATTGGTTAAAGCGGGCATCATCTTTGCCCTCTGCTGCAAATGAAAGCTCAACCGAGTCTACAAAAGATCTTAGCTTCCCAAGCACAAGCAAATGGAGACAAAGGTCAGAAATGCATGCTGCAGATGAAGCTGCTGTGATTGAGTTACTTCTCCCCTCTGTTTTCAGAGCATTAGTATCGCTACACACAGCAGGATCCATTGACCCTGATGCAGTAGCTTTCTTTTCACCTGATGAG GGTGGCAACCATTTGCATGCAAGAGGTTTTTCATCTCATCATGTATTTAGGCATGTTTCG GAACATGCTTCTATGGCTCTGCAGTTGTTTATTTCTGCCCATCCGAAAATGGCCTTGCATCTTCTGCTGGTACCTCCAGATGATCTGGCAATTAAATATATGAAG GTAAATATTCCTATGCTCGTTTCTTCCTCGTTGATGAGTATTTCCATAGTAGTGAGTTATTGGTGA
- the LOC130996174 gene encoding probable transmembrane ascorbate ferrireductase 3 isoform X2, with protein MDVEHHSHRGRHHRSASGLTVVAHFFGILSTILMLVWLLHYREGLDLDSDDARRVFNVHPFLMFFGFIFMAGEAMMAYKTVRAEWQVRKFVHLFFHLVAIVLGIVGLHAAFKYHDQVGLTDMYSLHSWIGMGTFTLYCAQWLLGIAVFLPRSSSESKARIAPWHVNGGRALLFMAVATALTGLMQKATSMRLQHQNEGRLINFLGISILLFGIAVDVSVALARYA; from the exons ATGGACGTTGAGCATCACAGCCACAGGGGCAGGCATCACAGGTCAGCCTCCGGTCTGACCGTCGTGGCTCACTTCTTTGGCATACTCTCCACCATTCTCATGCTCGTCTGGCTGCTCCATTATCGAGAGGGCCTCGACCTCGACTCTGACGACGCCCGTCGCGTCTTCAAC GTTCACCCCTTCCTCATGTTTTTTGGCTTCATTTTCATGGCCGGTGAAG CTATGATGGCGTACAAGACTGTGAGAGCAGAGTGGCAAGTGAGGAAATTTGTTCACCTCTTCTTCCACTTGGTAGCGATTGTTTTAGGGATTGTTGGACTGCATGCTGCCTTCAAATATCACGATCAAGTCGGCCTCACCGACATGTATAGCTTGCATTCTTGGATTGGAATGGGCACTTTCACTCTCTACTGTGCTCAG TGGCTGCTTGGGATCGCCGTATTTCTGCCTCGAAGCTCCTCGGAGTCCAAGGCGAGGATTGCCCCGTGGCATGTCAACGGTGGCCGAGCACTCCTCTTCATGGCCGTCGCGACGGCCTTGACGGGGCTGATGCAGAAGGCGACCTCGATGAGGCTGCAGCACCAGAACGAGGGGCGTCTAATCAACTTTCTTGGCATCAGTATTCTGCTTTTCGGCATCGCTGTTGATGTTTCTGTCGCTCTTGCGCGTTATGCATGA
- the LOC130996174 gene encoding probable transmembrane ascorbate ferrireductase 3 isoform X1: MDVEHHSHRGRHHRSASGLTVVAHFFGILSTILMLVWLLHYREGLDLDSDDARRVFNVHPFLMFFGFIFMAGEAMMAYKTVRAEWQVRKFVHLFFHLVAIVLGIVGLHAAFKYHDQVGLTDMYSLHSWIGMGTFTLYCAQVRLGMYSSSLNFLYRTGAKLVYSFIWQWLLGIAVFLPRSSSESKARIAPWHVNGGRALLFMAVATALTGLMQKATSMRLQHQNEGRLINFLGISILLFGIAVDVSVALARYA; this comes from the exons ATGGACGTTGAGCATCACAGCCACAGGGGCAGGCATCACAGGTCAGCCTCCGGTCTGACCGTCGTGGCTCACTTCTTTGGCATACTCTCCACCATTCTCATGCTCGTCTGGCTGCTCCATTATCGAGAGGGCCTCGACCTCGACTCTGACGACGCCCGTCGCGTCTTCAAC GTTCACCCCTTCCTCATGTTTTTTGGCTTCATTTTCATGGCCGGTGAAG CTATGATGGCGTACAAGACTGTGAGAGCAGAGTGGCAAGTGAGGAAATTTGTTCACCTCTTCTTCCACTTGGTAGCGATTGTTTTAGGGATTGTTGGACTGCATGCTGCCTTCAAATATCACGATCAAGTCGGCCTCACCGACATGTATAGCTTGCATTCTTGGATTGGAATGGGCACTTTCACTCTCTACTGTGCTCAGGTACGTTTAGGCATGTATTCATCATCTCTTAACTTCTTGTATCGCACCGGAGCAAAACTAGTATATTCCTTTATATGGCAGTGGCTGCTTGGGATCGCCGTATTTCTGCCTCGAAGCTCCTCGGAGTCCAAGGCGAGGATTGCCCCGTGGCATGTCAACGGTGGCCGAGCACTCCTCTTCATGGCCGTCGCGACGGCCTTGACGGGGCTGATGCAGAAGGCGACCTCGATGAGGCTGCAGCACCAGAACGAGGGGCGTCTAATCAACTTTCTTGGCATCAGTATTCTGCTTTTCGGCATCGCTGTTGATGTTTCTGTCGCTCTTGCGCGTTATGCATGA
- the LOC130996173 gene encoding protein OBERON 3: MERERDNSDELSGEKNRDIPHEKNEFLEKGIDFLREKSQDKVKLIGGFDEKAKRAGNLGSQELTLSYLCDNSKPFFEKDVSLLNSFDKFSGRYKGKEIVVAEDQNEEENNVWVERDFLKLNESRGNSSKREADNDAENREKKPKVESLNLSLALPDVSLSLAGSNRVQNGGDLPSRLRPSRSLQSLGPSYNNNTQTTYSNDFTAASLSYSYSHPHSHNPSCSLTRNSTENYDYSAGSHRRDCDQIWNCGEGTNGSVHSRFRPIGDGTVALSNHGGGGGGFGMGNRNGLNKDSGNNSLYRTASSENLSFFPSELPARPRTDGQSGDSRRRNMENLRDSEDIDVVKVRKLSRPERILREIVSESVPVMAQVMQELTDETVESVKEYLKNVIDSPERKDELVGLQKRLERRSDLSTNETLSKCQKSQLEVLVAIKMGLGSFLHSKNRLPVSELVDIFLLERCRNINCRRSLPVEDCDCKICSTKKGFCSECMCPVCLNFDCANNTCSWVGCDACSHWCHAACGIQRNLIKPGPCLKGSSGATEMQFHCLGCGHASEMFGFVKDVFLSCAKDWGLDTLIKELDCVRKVFGGSEDRKGKELHVKADEMISKLRSKIITPPEVCNSIFQFFNSADAFLEMGGSSMSSKDLTEQPSFAKDASTLPLSNTLTPKPSFYNMNSSSGRQESSPFHPYHNDVKVPLMSDKIVEDEWSVKPTKKDGFDSLESLVRIKEAEARMFQSRADEARTEIESFRRMVRLKTEKLDEEYTEKLAKLCLQETEERRRKKLDELKMLENSHCDYYKMKIRMQSEISGLLKRMEATKQQLV, from the exons atggagagagagCGAGATAATTCGGATGAGTTGTCGGGGGAGAAAAATAGGGATATCCCGCATGAAAAAAACGAGTTTTTGGAAAAGGGTATTGATTTTCTTAGAGAAAAATCGCAAGATAAAGTTAAATTGATCGGTGGTTTCGATGAAAAGGCTAAACGGGCCGGGAATTTGGGGTCTCAGGAGCTAACTCTTAGCTATCTTTGCGACAATTCGAAACCGTTCTTTGAAAAGGATGTTTCGTTGCTGAATTCTTTTGATAAATTTAGTGGTAGGTATAAGGGGAAAGAGATAGTGGTAGCCGAGGATCAAAATGAAGAGGAAAATAATGTGTGGGTGGAAAGGGATTTTCTTAAGTTGAACGAGAGCAGAGGGAATTCGTCTAAAAGGGAGGCTGATAATGATGCTGAGAATAGGGAGAAGAAGCCAAAGGTTGAGTCTTTGAACCTATCTTTGGCTCTTCCTGATGTTTCCCTGTCGTTGGCCGGGTCGAACCGTGTTCAGAATGGTGGGGATCTCCCCTCTAGATTAAGGCCTAGTAGGAGTCTTCAGTCTTTGGGGCCGTCGTATAACAATAATACACAGACCACTTACTCGAATGATTTTACAGCAGCCTCGCTTTCCTACTCGTATTCCCATCCCCATTCGCATAATCCTAGCTGCTCGCTTACTAGGAACTCGACTGAGAATTATGATTATTCGGCTGGAAGTCATAGGAGGGACTGTGATCAGATCTGGAATTGTGGGGAGGGAACTAATGGTTCTGTCCACAGCCGTTTTAGACCGATTGGAGATGGTACTGTTGCATTGTCCAATCATGGGGGTGGAGGAGGAGGGTTTGGGATGGGTAATCGCAATGGCTTGAATAAGGATTCTGGTAACAATAGTCTTTATAGGACTGCGAGCTCTGAAAATCTTTCCTTCTTCCCGTCTGAGCTGCCTGCAAGACCACGGACAGATGGTCAGTCGGGTGATTCGAGGAGAAGGAACATGGAGAACTTGAGAGATTCAGAAGATATAGATGTGGTGAAAGTGCGTAAGCTTTCACGACCTGAGAGAATACTTAGAGAGATTGTTTCGGAGTCTGTTCCTGTCATGGCTCAGGTAATGCAGGAGCTCACTGATGAAACAGTTGAATCTGTTAAAGAGTACTTGAAGAATGTCATTGACAGCCCCGAAAGGAAAGATGAATTGGTGGGTCTTCAGAAGAGACTTGAGAGAAGATCCGACCTTAGTACCAACGAGACTCTCTCAAAGTGCCAAAAGAGCCAACTTGAAGTTTTGGTCGCGATTAAAATGGGGCTGGGAAGCTTTTTACATAGCAAGAACCGACTCCCAGTCTCTGAATTAGTTGATATTTTCTTACTTGAAAGGTGCCGGAACATAAACTGCAGGAGGTCGTTACCTGTTGAGGATTGTGACTGCAAGATTTGCTCGACGAAAAAGGGATTTTGCAGTGAATGCATGTGTCCCGTATGTTTAAATTTCGATTGTGCCAACAACACTTGCAGTTGGGTTGGCTGTGATGCTTGTTCACACTGGTGTCATGCGGCCTGCGGCATTCAAAGAAATCTCATAAAGCCCGGTCCCTGCCTAAAAGGGTCTTCAGGGGCAACCGAGATGCAATTTCACTGCCTTGGTTGCGGCCATGCTTCCGAGATGTTTGGGTTCGTTAAGGATGTCTTCCTGTCTTGTGCCAAGGATTGGGGTCTAGATACCCTCATAAAAGAGCTCGACTGTGTCAGGAAGGTCTTTGGAGGAAGTGAAGACCGCAAAGGAAAGGAGTTGCATGTAAAGGCTGATGAGATGATCAGCAAACTTCGGAGCAAGATCATTACTCCTCCAGAAGTCTGCAATTCTATCTTCCAATTTTTCAACT CTGCAGATGCTTTCTTGGAGATGGGCGGTTCGAGCATGTCTTCAAAAGATTTGACCGAACAACCCAGCTTTGCAAAAGATGCTTCTACTCTTCCACTCTCCAATACTCTCACTCCAAAGCCATCTTTCTACAACATGAACTCCTCGAGCGGACGACAGGAATCGTCGCCCTTTCATCCTTATCACAACGACGTCAAAGTTCCTCTGATGAGTGACAAGATTGTGGAGGATGAGTGGTCCGTCAAGCCCACGAAGAAGGATGGTTTTGACAGCTTGGAGAGCCTCGTGCGGATCAAGGAAGCCGAAGCCAGGATGTTCCAGAGCCGTGCCGATGAGGCGCGGACGGAGATCGAGAGCTTCAGGCGGATGGTGAGGCTCAAGACTGAGAAGCTGGATGAGGAGTATACCGAGAAGCTAGCGAAGCTGTGCCTGCAGGAGACGGAGGAGAGGCGGCGGAAGAAGCTCGACGAGCTCAAGATGTTGGAGAACTCGCACTGCGATTACTACAAGATGAAGATCAGAATGCAGTCGGAGATTTCTGGATTGCTCAAAAGAATGGAAGCAACGAAGCAACAGTTAGTGTAA